The following are from one region of the Corylus avellana chromosome ca1, CavTom2PMs-1.0 genome:
- the LOC132188928 gene encoding protein SRC2-like translates to MEHRTLEINVISAKDLKDVNLFSKMDVYVAVSLSGDSQNKQKAKTNVDRDGGTSPSWNFPMKFTVDESAAKQNRLTLAFTLRCDRSLGDKDVGEVHVPIKELLNSTGDGNSMQFVSYQVRKPSGKAQGALNFSYKFSEKVAYYAAPKAEPVTAYPVGGPSAPPSDGSYPPPQGGYSYATPPPYQAYGGYPPPSQPGYGYPPGPPPQPGYGYPPPQPGYAYPPPQPGYGYPPVQQQQQQQPKKKNKFGMGLGAGLLGGALGGLLIGDMVSDGFDGGFDGGFDGGF, encoded by the coding sequence ATGGAGCACAGGACCTTAGAAATCAATGTTATCTCTGCCAAAGACCTCAAAGATGTGAACCTCTTCTCCAAAATGGACGTATACGTCGCCGTATCGCTCTCCGGAGACTCACAAAACAAGCAAAAAGCCAAAACCAACGTTGACCGAGACGGCGGCACCAGCCCCTCCTGGAACTTCCCCATGAAGTTCACCGTCGACGAGTCCGCCGCCAAGCAAAACCGGCTGACCCTCGCCTTCACTCTTCGCTGCGACCGCAGCCTCGGCGACAAAGACGTTGGTGAAGTCCACGTGCCCATCAAAGAGCTTCTCAACTCCACCGGAGACGGCAACTCCATGCAGTTTGTGAGTTATCAGGTGAGAAAACCCTCAGGAAAGGCCCAAGGCGCGTTAAACTTTTCCTACAAGTTTAGCGAGAAAGTTGCTTATTATGCTGCGCCAAAGGCTGAGCCTGTCACTGCGTATCCGGTTGGGGGGCCTAGTGCACCGCCGTCCGATGGTTCATATCCTCCTCCTCAAGGAGGATATTCATATGCTACCCCACCACCATACCAAGCATATGGTGGATACCCACCACCATCTCAACCGGGTTATGGGTACCCACCAGGGCCACCACCTCAACCAGGTTATGGGTACCCACCACCTCAGCCTGGTTATGCGTACCCACCACCTCAACCGGGTTATGGGTACCCACCggtgcagcagcagcagcaacagcaaccaaagaagaagaacaagttTGGGATGGGTCTGGGGGCTGGACTGCTAGGAGGAGCGCTTGGAGGCCTATTGATTGGAGATATGGTGTCCGATGGATTTGATGGAGGATTTGACGGTGGATTTGATGGTGGATTTTGA
- the LOC132187130 gene encoding glutathione S-transferase F13-like, which produces MAIKVHGVPVSTCTAGVLLCLHEKGLHYELLPVDLAAGAHKQDPYLSLNPFGQIPAVEDGEVSLFESRAINRYLARKHKDIGTDLLRANSLPESALVETWMEVEAHQFHGPATAILHEIIVNPMYGIASNEQTIETEMEKLGKVLDVYEERLSKYKYLAGENYTLADLQHIPNLVYFMKTTKAEAITCRPHVGLAKQVIG; this is translated from the exons ATGGCAATTAAGGTCCATGGAGTTCCAGTATCCACGTGCACCGCAGGAGTTTTGCTTTGCCTCCATGAGAAAGGCCTTCATTACGAGCTCCTGCCCGTTGACTTGGCCGCCGGAGCTCACAAACAAGACCCATATCTTTCCCTAAAT CCATTTGGCCAGATACCGGCAGTAGAAGATGGCGAAGTCAGTCTTTTTG AATCAAGGGCAATCAACCGATACTTGGCACGCAAGCACAAAGACATCGGGACGGATCTCCTCCGAGCAAATAGCTTACCGGAGTCTGCCCTTGTGGAAACATGGATGGAAGTGGAGGCACATCAATTTCATGGTCCAGCTACAGCAATCCTGCACGAAATAATTGTGAATCCCATGTATGGGATAGCTTCTAATGAGCAAACCATTGAAACAGAAATGGAGAAGCTAGGAAAAGTCCTAGATGTGTACGAGGAAAGGTTGTCTAAATATAAATACCTCGCCGGAGAAAACTATACCCTGGCTGATCTGCAGCACATTCCCAACCTTGTTTACTTCATGAAAACAACAAAGGCCGAAGCCATTACTTGTCGTCCCCatgtagggctggcaaaacaggtaatcgggtag
- the LOC132187050 gene encoding protein SRC2-like: MEHRSLEINVISARDIKDVNLFSKMDVYVAVAVLLCGDSQLMQKAKTKVDRNGGTNPSWNNFPMKFTIDDSAANQNRLLLVFKLRCKRGLGGDKAVGELYVPVKELLNYVGDGKSMQFVSYQVRKHSGKPKGALNFSYRFTEKPAYPVEPSAPPFPPSPLGPSSYPVIKPEESDTACRPVQPTAPPYFCPLPPPVTYAYSTPLPPLPSYQQYVGYPPPPGYWYPPQPAVQPPRRKSGRGFGAGLLGGIGGALLLKVALLGCFMQAMAL; this comes from the coding sequence ATGGAGCACAGAAGCTTAGAAATCAACGTTATTTCTGCCAGAGACATCAAAGATGTGAACCTCTTCTCCAAGATGGACGTATACGTCGCCGTCGCCGTCTTGCTCTGCGGCGACTCACAATTGATGCAAAAAGCCAAAACCAAAGTGGACCGAAACGGCGGCACCAACCCCTCGTGGAATAACTTCCCCATGAAGTTCACCATCGACGACTCCGCAGCCAACCAAAACCGCCTCCTCCTCGTCTTCAAACTCCGCTGCAAGCGCGGCCTCGGCGGCGACAAAGCCGTCGGCGAACTCTACGTGCCCGTCAAAGAGCTTCTCAACTACGTCGGAGACGGCAAGTCCATGCAGTTCGTGAGTTACCAGGTGAGAAAACACTCAGGAAAGCCCAAAGGCGCGCTAAACTTTTCCTACAGGTTTACCGAGAAACCGGCTTATCCGGTTGAGCCTAGTGCGCCGCCAtttcctccttcccctcttgGACCTTCTTCATACCCGGTCATAAAACCCGAAGAGTCGGACACCGCATGTCGGCCGGTTCAGCCTACTGCACCGCCATATTTTTGTCCTCTTCCTCCTCCGGTAACATATGCATATAGTACGCCACTGCCGCCGCTGCCATCATACCAACAATATGTTGGGTACCCGCCTCCACCAGGATACTGGTACCCGCCGCAGCCGGCGGTGCAGCCACCACGGAGGAAGTCCGGGAGAGGGTTTGGAGCTGGATTGCTAGGAGGGATTGGAGGGGCATTGCTGTTGAAGGTCGCCTTGCTGGGATGCTTCATGCAGGCTATGGCGCTATGA
- the LOC132187296 gene encoding glutathione S-transferase F13-like codes for MAIKVHGVPVSTCTAGVLLCLHEKGLHYELLPVDLAAGAHKQDPYLSLNPFGQIPAVEDGEFSLFESRAINRYLARKHKDIGTDLLRANSLPESALVETWMEVEAHQFHGPATAILHEIIVNPMYGIASNEQTIETEMEKLGKVLDVYEERLSKYKYLAGENYTLADLQHIPNLVYFMKTTKAEAITCRPHVRAWWDDISSRPATLKVSANMKLI; via the exons ATGGCAATTAAGGTCCATGGAGTTCCAGTATCCACGTGCACCGCAGGAGTTTTGCTTTGCCTCCATGAGAAAGGCCTTCATTACGAGCTCCTGCCCGTTGACTTGGCCGCCGGAGCTCACAAACAAGACCCATATCTTTCCCTAAAT CCATTTGGCCAAATACCAGCGGTAGAAGATGGCGAATTCAGTCTTTTTG AATCAAGGGCAATCAACCGATACTTGGCACGCAAGCACAAAGACATCGGGACGGATCTCCTCCGAGCAAATAGCTTACCGGAGTCCGCCCTTGTGGAAACATGGATGGAAGTGGAGGCACATCAATTTCATGGTCCAGCTACAGCAATCCTGCACGAAATAATTGTGAATCCCATGTATGGGATTGCTTCTAATGAGCAAACCATTGAAACAGAAATGGAGAAGCTAGGAAAAGTCCTAGATGTGTACGAGGAAAGGTTGTCTAAATATAAATACCTTGCCGGAGAAAACTATACCCTGGCTGATCTGCAGCACATTCCCAACCTTGTTTACTTCATGAAAACAACAAAGGCCGAAGCCATTACTTGTCGTCCCCATGTGAGGGCTTGGTGGGATGACATTTCCTCTAGGCCTGCAACTCTAAAAGTTTCTGCAAATATGAAGTTAATTTAG
- the LOC132167141 gene encoding uncharacterized protein LOC132167141, which translates to MRPLDEKETTAVFEKLFKFTGNNLKNIVEQPSHEGSESTPGRYCFRLHKNKVYYVADSLVKRATNIARPQLVSLGTCIGKITHGGSFHLTIQSLTVLAPNAKHKVWLKPTSEMSFLYGNHVLKGGLGRITENIAPGDGVVVFSMSDVPLGFGVAAKSTQDCRKLDPNGIVVLHQADIGGYLRMEDEL; encoded by the coding sequence ATGAGACCTCTGGACGAGAAGGAGACCACGGCAGTGTTCGagaagctcttcaagttcacCGGCAACAACCTCAAGAACATCGTCGAGCAACCCTCTCACGAGGGATCCGAATCCACCCCCGGCCGCTACTGCTTCCGCCTCCACAAGAACAAGGTCTACTACGTCGCCGACTCTCTCGTCAAGCGCGCCACCAATATCGCTCGCCCGCAACTTGTCTCGCTCGGGACTTGCATCGGCAAGATCACTCACGGAGGCAGCTTCCACCTCACGATACAGTCTCTGACTGTTCTTGCTCCCAATGCCAAGCACAAGGTCTGGCTCAAACCCACCTCCGAGATGTCGTTTCTGTACGGTAACCACGTTTTGAAAGGTGGGTTGGGAAGGATTACAGAGAATATTGCGCCTGGTGATGGGGTCGTGGTGTTTTCGATGTCCGATGTGCCCCTGGGTTTTGGCGTTGCGGCCAAGAGTACGCAGGACTGTAGGAAGTTGGACCCCAATGGGATTGTGGTGCTGCACCAGGCCGATATTGGGGGGTATTTGAGGATGGAGGATGAGCTTTGA
- the LOC132187211 gene encoding protein SRC2-like has protein sequence MENRSLEINVISARDIKDVNLFSKMDVYVAVAVLLSGDSQLMQKAKTKVDRNGGTSPSWNNFPMKFTIDDSAANQNRLLLVFKLRCKRGLGGDKAVGELYVPVKELLNYVGDGKSMQFVSYQVRKHSGKPEGALNFSYRFTEKPAYPVEPSAPPFPPSPLGPSSYPVIKPEESDTACRPVQPTAPPYFCPLPPPVTYAYSTPLPPLPSYQQYVGYPPPPGYWYPPQPAVQPPRRKSGRGFGAGLLGGIGGALLLKVALLGCFMQAMAL, from the coding sequence ATGGAGAACAGAAGCTTAGAAATCAACGTTATTTCTGCCAGAGACATCAAAGATGTGAACCTCTTCTCCAAGATGGACGTATACGTCGCCGTCGCCGTCTTGCTCTCCGGCGACTCACAATTGATGCAAAAAGCCAAAACCAAAGTGGACCGAAACGGCGGCACCAGCCCCTCGTGGAATAACTTCCCCATGAAGTTCACCATCGACGACTCCGCAGCCAACCAAAACCGCCTCCTCCTCGTCTTCAAACTCCGCTGTAAGCGCGGCCTCGGCGGCGACAAAGCCGTCGGCGAACTCTACGTGCCCGTCAAAGAGCTTCTCAACTACGTCGGAGACGGCAAGTCCATGCAGTTCGTGAGTTACCAGGTGAGAAAACACTCAGGAAAGCCCGAAGGCGCACTAAACTTTTCCTACAGGTTTACCGAGAAACCGGCTTATCCGGTTGAGCCTAGTGCGCCGCCAtttcctccttcccctcttgGACCTTCTTCATACCCGGTCATAAAACCCGAAGAGTCGGACACCGCATGTCGGCCGGTTCAGCCTACTGCACCGCCATATTTTTGTCCTCTTCCTCCTCCGGTAACATATGCATATAGTACGCCACTGCCGCCGCTGCCATCATACCAACAATATGTTGGGTACCCGCCTCCACCAGGATACTGGTACCCGCCGCAGCCGGCGGTGCAGCCACCACGGAGGAAGTCCGGGAGAGGGTTTGGAGCTGGATTGCTAGGAGGGATTGGAGGGGCATTGCTGTTGAAGGTCGCCTTGCTGGGATGCTTCATGCAGGCTATGGCGCTATGA